AAAGAGGTTGAGGTTACATCTTGGATGCCCTTGAGAAACGATGCTGTTGTGAGTTTCGTACTACTCCCATCCTCCGACGCCTTTTCCCCCTCATTCTTGCTGTTCATTGCGTAGTTGGAGGTCTCAAGTATTTAGCTTAAAGGGTTTTCTTTAGGGTCATTAGTTGAGGTTAGGAACCTATCTTCTCGTGACCGAGGCTTTTGGCTTAAAAGGGCCTATTCTAAGGTCGCCGGTAGACGgcggttatttattttaacgcTGTGCAGATCAAACAAGTCTGCGGAGGAGATTCTTCCATTGAGTCTTGGCCATCCGGGGTGATGCTGGATGTAATGGCCCATGCTCTGGGCAAAGCAGAAAGGCAAACTTGTGTCACCATTCCAGAAACGTAGTTTGGCTTTTGACAAACGCTTACGAAATGAACAACTGGTCTAGGTGTAGAGTTTATCTGGTACAGTTCATGTCAGATTGAGGCGAATGTGCAGTGCCCAACGACACAGTCCTGCGACGTCGAGCGGAGTGGTTCAAGATGTCTAGCAATGCAGGCCAAGGCAAAATTCGTGAGATAAGGCATGGGCAGCTTGGGAACAAATGGGGTATATTCTCTTTTGTGTATCCGTATTCTAGTTGCCAAAAACCCATCCATGATATGCGCAAGACCACGCATTGCAACAGTTGCCCAACTTCGCGCAGCAGAGACGCGCAAAACCTTGCCCCCTTAATGACACCACAACCTCACAGCCTTATCCTTTCCACCACTGCCCACGCGCTGGCCATCTCTGGGACTCCAGTCAACGGCATACACCTCATCCTGGTGCCCCGGAAGGTCTACAGCCAGCTTGTGCGTCGCCATGGACCACACCTTGAGCGTGGTATCTTTTGATGCCGTCACAAGCAGCCGCGAGTCCGCGGAGAAGGCGCACTGGTACACAGGCGCGACGTGTCCGCGCAGCGTGTTGATGAACTTGCCATCTCTCGCGCTCCAGAGCTTAGTATGGTTGTCCCAGCCCGCGCTGGCGATGAGAGTGCCATCCGGGGAGAAAGTGACGTGGTTAACCTGTTTCTGATGACCCAGCATACGCGCCACGGGCTTGGTGCCTTGTGACGGATCCCAGAGGTACATTGTGAAGTCGTCGCTAGCCGAGACGATGCGTTCGGCCACCTTGCCCTGGATCTTGGCGGCCTTCTCGAAGCGCTCCTTAGCCTTGGCGCGGCGAGCCTCCTCCGTCTCCGGCGTGGGAGTGTGGTCGAAGAAGCCCGTTCTTAGGGCAAAGTCGGAAGATAGGGCGAGGTGGTTGACCCAGTGGGCGTGTGAGGAGAGCGTGTGTACGAGAGTGCCCTTGACCGAGTCCCAGACCTTGACCGTCTTGTCGTGGCTGCCCGTGTAGACGAGCCCCGTACCGCCCCATTTCACGCAGCTGACGCTGCTCTTGTGGCCCGACAGGACGTGCTCTGTCCGACCCGTGTTGACGACCCAGATGCGCACCGTCGCGTCCTTGCTGGCGGATGCCAGGCGGGGAGTGCCGTCGCGCCAGAGGTGATAGGGTTCCCAGGCGATTCCAGTGACCCATTTTGCGTGGCCAGATAGGGGCTGGCCGACAGCGACGCCTTTGTCCGGATCCCAGAGGCGAACCGTCTTGTCCATGCTGCCCGTTGCGAGGCGGCGGCCGTCGGCGGACCACGCAACGCAGAGCACCCAGCCGGAGTGGCCCGAGAGTGTGAACTTCGGGGTGCCTGTCTCGGTATCCCATATACGAGCTGTCTTGTCTCCACCGCCCGTTGCTAACCTCTTGCTGGTCTCGGGGGAGAACTGGGCTGAGAGGATGGCTTCGCCGTGACCTGGGATGCGATGGGCCATGCGGGTGACGGCTTGCACCTTGAATACGGCCTGGGGCTCGGCACTAAGAGTGACTGTTGTTTCGAAGGGGTTTGCGACGCCATGGCTGCGAAGGAGCTCGAGGAGGTTGGTGGGGTATTGGTCGACGATGATATCTGTGTCGGGGATGTGGATTCGGAACTTGTACGGGAGGAAGTCTTCTCTATCCTGTGTTGGGGGTTAGACAATGGTCGTATACGGTACTGCCAACAGAAAGTATATGGCTGACCTTTCCTTGCAAAGTGTTGAGAAGGAGAGTCAAGTTCTTCTCAGAAGCGTCGGCGAGGGGCACCTCGATCACCTCAGCCAGCTGCTGTCCGTCGCCATCAACGAAGCGGGCCTTAAAAGAGCCCTCAAGGCCCGGAGCCATTGCTGTGACATCTTGCTGAGTCTGTGTCTTCTCGAGCGTCTCGCGCTTTTGACGCTTCGAGGGCGGGGGGAGTACCGTCGCCATGGTTGTTGCGTCGGTTGACCGCCTGCTCGATAATAGTCCTTTTTTGGTCTTTGAAATTGTCAGAAATATTTCGACTACGGCGATGCGGGATGGTGGGGCAGAAATTTTGATGCGCAGACGGGACGGTGGACCAGGGACCATCGGTCAAAAATTGCCCGTGGTTGCGACGCCCCCACTACAACGGCCTGAAAAAATGGCATCGCTAGCATTTGCAAGTGGAGAAACAATATGTTGTCTGTTAGTGCGGGCATTGACAAGATAAAAATGACCCCCGGTTCAGACGATGAACAAACTCCGAGAGCCATCCTGGCAGCTCTCTCCCGGAACTGTGCTTTTCCAGCGAgaagaaaactaagtatgtCCGGGTCAGCTTGCTGCGCTGGTATCCTTATAAACGCCATGCCCCAGTTCCTCCATCCGGTAGGGTATCTGTAACCCTCTTACACATTACACACACTGAGCCCTCTCAAGCTCATCATACACAATCtcccctcctcttcttccaaTGACTAACGGCACAAGCGGCGACTATCTTCCCATGTGAAGGCTGGGGTCGAGTGTCTGGTCCATAGCTGTCTTCTTCGGCCGGCCACGCCTCTTTGAGCCTGTGGCCGGCGAGGCACTTGACGCTCCCTTTGACATTGCATTATTCGTAGGAGCCGCAGTGTACTGATGGAACACTTGCGGCTGACCTTGCGCCGACTGCATGCCGAATTGAGGCACAGGAATAGGCGTCTGTTGGACAGCATTCTGCTGCTGGAAGGTGTTGTTAAGGTGCTGCCCGCGCATCTGCATCGTCCTCTGGTTGCGCTCCTCGATCTCAGCTTGCCGATCTCTATACTGCGCGTGCTCGTCGTGGGTTGTCTGCTCAAACGGGTGCTTAGGCATACCAGCCATGCCATCCCGGGACATCTGGTTCATCTGCTGCTGAACCCGATTGTGGTTATGGCCATGATTGTGGCCAAGATTATGATTCTGTACTTGTTGCTGCTGGTGCTGTTGGGGATGTTGTTGATATTGTTGATGCTGCACTTGctgatgctgctgctgttgttgcgGTTGAGGGGGTTGCTGTTGTTggtgctgttgctgttgctggggCGGTGGCTGTGGTAGTTGTTGCTGTGGtacctgctgctgctgttgctgctgcggctGTTGTGTGCTTTGCGATTTGCGTCGACTTTCTTCGATCTCTTGATGCTTCTTCTCCTGCCTAGCCTGCCTTTCTTGTCTCTGCATATCCTCGTTCTCGACGGCATATATGGCTGCGATGCGCAGTTGCATCTGGGCTAGTATACCCAGGCGTTCAGGTTTCGACATCTTGCGGTACTCGGACTTGAAGTTGTGAAAGGTCTCGCCGGTAAGTCGCATCGTGTTGGGAGCGGCTCCCACCATGAGAAGGAGGGCAGCTGTTGTGGGATCTGGCGCCGGACCAGAGTTTTGCACTTCCGGAACTAGGAAGGTTAGCAAGGAACAACGGATTGCACCGGGGTAGGAGGCATACCAATTGATACGTCCTGAACGACGTCGGCATCTCCCTCCGCATCAGCATCCTCCTCATCGGTCGGCGGGTCGGGCGTACGCGCTTCATGGTTGTGTTCGCTGCATATGATGGTCAAGATCCATTTCCCCAGCGTCTTACGATTGACGGCTTTGGCCTTCCAAGGGCAATTGGTCTTCTTGGTGGATGTCTTCAGCTGCGTCGCTGTGCATTTGTAAGGCTGGCCACCACGATCGCAGACGAGGTCACATCTGACGACCTCGCTTCCTTTCTCGTAGGTGCCGCCGACCTTGTTTCGATGGGTACGTGACTTGACGACCTTGTACCCATCTTTTTGCATGCGCGTCTTCAGCGCCGCGAAGAGCTCGTCGAACGAGGCATATTCCTCAGTGCCGTCGCTGCGGTCGCGGGCGCCCAGGATGCCGAACATGTTGACGGCGGGGCGGGGCGACTAAACACCAATGTCGCGATGGCTTCAAAAGCCTGGTCCCGGATCGGTGTCGGTCGAGATGGGCAGTTCGAGTCGTGGTGTCGCGGCGCGACGCGGTTTGGCTTCCTGTGCGGATTGGTTTTCCAAGCCTGTCGCAAACTCTTCCTGGCGTGTCAGGGCCGTGGGGATGACGACTTGACTCCACCGGCCGACATCTCATTACTTTAGTGGCTGTGCATCCGATAGTTATGTGGCTAGTGCTTGTGGCTCCACTCCTGACAAGACCGGGGCAACCCCGGCTCGGCCGTGTAAGTCAGGCAGGAGCTGTTGCCCGTTGCTGCGATCTTGGTATGAGGTTCTTCGATTCTTCTCAACGACGCCCCATCTATTTCTTTCGAGTAAGGATAATCCCGATCTGTTCTGCTAGTTGAAGCCTCACCTCCCATCACTGTAGTCTACCAAATATATCCTGAACTGCGAGACCGCCAGTATCTCGGCCGGTGTAGTCCACATCGCCACAAGATGGATGCTCGATACTTGCGGCCGCCGAGACCTTCGACGGGTTACATGACCACTCCTTCTCAGACACCAGCGCCATACGGGAGGGCGTCTCCTTACTTCCCCCAAACAACCTCAAGAACGGGCACAAGCTCAGCAAATCCGAGAGAAGAAGGCTCCTACACGGCAACGCCGATACCATCTTCAGCGGAAGATCCTGTGTCTAGTTCTTACTACACCCCAAGCTACGACTACGGTACTGATACTAGTGGTATTATATCGAGACCTCGTACGACCCGGCCGAGCACTTCCCACACTAGTCGCACGTCGCGAACCCCTTTTCTGCCCAACAGCGCCAAACACACCATTGTGTGTGCCCTGAGCGAGGCTCGCGGAATCACTCCTGCTGTTGGAATTGTATTCTTCAACGTTGATACCGGAGAAGCTATCCTCAGCCAAATCTCCGACAACAGGTTCTTCGTTCGCACTCTCCACAAACTTCAGATCATGGAGCCAACCCATCTCCTGATCGTCAGCTCGTGCTGCCCCCCGAATCCCAAGTCGAGGCTTTACAGCCATATCGAGGAACATATGCCAGATACAAAGATCACAT
The Colletotrichum lupini chromosome 6, complete sequence DNA segment above includes these coding regions:
- a CDS encoding WD domain-containing protein, with protein sequence MFGILGARDRSDGTEEYASFDELFAALKTRMQKDGYKVVKSRTHRNKVGGTYEKGSEVVRCDLVCDRGGQPYKCTATQLKTSTKKTNCPWKAKAVNRKTLGKWILTIICSEHNHEARTPDPPTDEEDADAEGDADVVQDVSIVPEVQNSGPAPDPTTAALLLMVGAAPNTMRLTGETFHNFKSEYRKMSKPERLGILAQMQLRIAAIYAVENEDMQRQERQARQEKKHQEIEESRRKSQSTQQPQQQQQQQVPQQQLPQPPPQQQQQHQQQQPPQPQQQQQHQQVQHQQYQQHPQQHQQQQVQNHNLGHNHGHNHNRVQQQMNQMSRDGMAGMPKHPFEQTTHDEHAQYRDRQAEIEERNQRTMQMRGQHLNNTFQQQNAVQQTPIPVPQFGMQSAQGSVKCLAGHRLKEAWPAEEDSYGPDTRPQPSHGKIVAACAVKGYRYPTGWRNWGMAFIRIPAQQADPDILSFLLAGKAQFRERAARMALGVSMPFFQAVVVGASQPRAIFDRWSLVHRPVCASKFLPHHPASPRSTDATTMATVLPPPSKRQKRETLEKTQTQQDVTAMAPGLEGSFKARFVDGDGQQLAEVIEVPLADASEKNLTLLLNTLQGKDREDFLPYKFRIHIPDTDIIVDQYPTNLLELLRSHGVANPFETTVTLSAEPQAVFKVQAVTRMAHRIPGHGEAILSAQFSPETSKRLATGGGDKTARIWDTETGTPKFTLSGHSGWVLCVAWSADGRRLATGSMDKTVRLWDPDKGVAVGQPLSGHAKWVTGIAWEPYHLWRDGTPRLASASKDATVRIWVVNTGRTEHVLSGHKSSVSCVKWGGTGLVYTGSHDKTVKVWDSVKGTLVHTLSSHAHWVNHLALSSDFALRTGFFDHTPTPETEEARRAKAKERFEKAAKIQGKVAERIVSASDDFTMYLWDPSQGTKPVARMLGHQKQVNHVTFSPDGTLIASAGWDNHTKLWSARDGKFINTLRGHVAPVYQCAFSADSRLLVTASKDTTLKVWSMATHKLAVDLPGHQDEVYAVDWSPRDGQRVGSGGKDKAVSWATVAMRGLAHIMDGFLATRIRIHKREYTPFVPKLPMPYLTNFALACIARHLEPLRSTSQDYQLFISLPFCFAQSMGHYIQHHPGWPRLNGRISSADFKNEGEKASEDGSSTKLTTASFLKGIQDVTSTSFASEDDRMQALLGTYALMARLESPWETLVRICMTQPALGATLKILKDLQLFEKWQARNGEPMTSCQLAELLGGTCDPALLYRFLRLMASNNLLEETSVGVFKPTSFGGSVTAPLFDSLIHSFNDTILPMYAKMPEYFSKTDYTNPQDSSYTVFQYAHRWDGDLWSYYQAHPKQQEQFSTIQQTISGLHPAWTEIFQVERLMEGDDAQTPLLVDVGGSTGHDVLKFHSFYPETASRLYLEDLGSVVEQAFLPEGVHRVSYDFFTPQPIRGARAYLLHSILHDWSDAPARKILEIQRDAMTPGFSKLLIHDNIVETALAHPQTTAFDIQMMAMVAGQERTEDQWRELITSVGLRVVNIWRLKSAVHSIIEVSR